The Hippocampus zosterae strain Florida chromosome 2, ASM2543408v3, whole genome shotgun sequence genome contains the following window.
TTAATGGGACAAATACTTGATAATGTAAATGCTTGGAGGTGTTTTGACTCTGGCTTTTGGATTATAGTATGAAACCAAATGTGGTGGGTGCATGTGCAGCTGCATCTCCCAATGCCCTCAGCCACACTCTATCACTCAGGAACACTTTGTAAACTCCTCGTGCAATCTGTTTTTCCTGTGTTCCTGTGCAAATACAAGACTGCAAATGCTGATTGTGCTGTTTCTCTAACATCAGGGTTGCCCTAGTCCAGTCCTCGAGAGGCCCGATCCAGAATGTTTGACGTttttcctcctccaacacacatgACTCGACTGATCAGCTCATCATCAAGTTTCAGAGAAGCTTGATAACGATTCTGATcattcaatcaggtgtgttggaggagggaaacacgtctaacaggctggataggggctcTCGAGAAccggacttgggggggggggggccctaaTCTATAGGATGTTGTTTATGTGATAAACAAAACTGAATCTAGAAGAGGGTGATGGAATGTCATTTAGCTGGATATACCATCGATGAAATCTGTACAGTCATTATGCAACTTCCTGCCATTTTGCCAGGCTCTCCAAATTGAAGTCAGCTGGGTTCGCCGCTGAGCTACTTTGGCTTCCTGTTTCTTTTGCAAGTTTCAATATTTTGTGGTGATTGAAAGCACTTATTTTACAACTGCTTTTCTTCTTGTGTTAGTTCAGGCTTGGGCTCCTTGAATGACGATGAAATTGAGTGCAAACATCACAAGACTGAAACAAAATTGAAAACCATTTTTAATGGATCATCATAGCAAAGTGGAGTTGGACAAGCACTGGTAGATAATTGGGACAAACggcactttttgttgttttctattACTATACAATCTATATTTCTTACAGCTTGTACATggcatgtgtttttcttttcgttCCTTTAAGGtttacagtaccggtacttgcaatTTCCCAAGTTGTTATGTTTGTATCCAAGATAGGATGTCAAAAGCTACGCTTCCTTCAGTCCCTCCTTGTTcggttctgtttaaaaaaatacatagggCTGCAGCTAACGATTCTTTATATTTTATgttcccatatatatatatatacatactcaCACACAATATTGATCCAGAATTCCATAAAAAGCATTAAATCCGTGAATCTAAAAGCAAGGCCTTAATTGGCATTAAAATGCCTGAAATCGTATTGCCTGTTGAGCGAGTGAAATTCCAAGGATCTGGACATTAAAAGTTAAACCTCCGTGAATCCATTCTTAAATTAGTTGTCGACTAATCAATGAACTGTTGCACCTCTACTTATTTCCCTTTCTCGGTCAGATCTAATTCCACCCGGAGCGTGCAAGTCCCTCAATTCATCAGCCATCTACGCCAACAATGAAGTCAGCTTGGCCGAAGTGGACATCTACGGCTTTGACTACGACTACACGCTGGCTCTGTATTCCAATGCGCTCAACACAATGATTTACAACACAGCCAGGGACTTTCTCATTGAGCACTTCAAGGTTTGTACCAGTTTGAAGTTGGGATATTAGAAATGTCATATTGCACAAATGCATTCAAATGTTCCATTTTGTCCTTCTGGTCTCCAGTACCCCGAGGGAATCCTCAACTATGATTACATTCCCAACTTTGCGGCTCGGGGGCTTCACTATGATATCCAGAAGGTAAATGAACTTCAAGTTCCTTGAGTCAAGTTCCTTGAAGTGAAACTACTTTTCCCCTTTTAGGGCCTCCTGATGAAGATAGATGCCTTCCATTACATCCAGCCAGGAACAGTATAcaggtgaaaaagtatttgctgtTGCTGTGTTGCACATGCAGGGCGTACGACGAGTTACTACACAGTTCATCCTTTTAAAATCCCATTTTGGGAATCAGTCAGGCAGATGTGAGACCATCATCTTTTGACAGTTTagaccgggggtcggcaaccggCGGCTCTTTTGCGCCGCCCTAGCGGCTCCCTggaactttttttcccaaaatgtttgaaaatggagaaagatgggagagggaaatatattttaatatggtttctgtaggatgacaaaaacattcttaacattttccaatgctgtaaaaatgtgtacaataaatattacatttcaacatttctgtcaatgaaGATTTGCATCACAGCCtaccacacacatttttattagcAGGGTGGGATACCAGCCAGGTgggtgttatttaaaaaaaataaatatataatataataatggtgtttcatgtacaattcgcAGAGGGTACTGGcagagaatgggaatctggagggcagaGAGGAGCGTTTCTAAACGGCACACATGAGCGACAATAGTTAacgcgctgcaaaagtgcgtcccatacCTCGGGATgcgcgtgtgcggtaacgggtcgattttgggaggctggttgattgaaaagtggATCTTCGGTCACAAAAGGTCGGGcccccctgctctacaggatgcactgcaggggaaaaaaatatcatgaaggctcattgtgtattccaatttgtatgcctgtgtggtctatcgcccagaaagtattcgtgtagtaccctcccataccgctagggagcagcaacagctatccaattgccttgtgtttagacgagacaagcgaatttgtgacgcacgaatgcaggacgacggtgaaacaataaatatgaaagatgatcaaatgctttgtgttcatttgattccaattcgagctgttataacgtcattcttaaatgttaaaaacggttatagtaacaatataacaggttaattgttaaaataagcggggtttttttcattgttttactCATGTGAGCAAATCTTTGTGTTCACGggaaacatttaatttttaaaccgGACAGAAAAGCCACATCAGGACAGAGGAAATTTatgatcattttatgtgaaTTGCAATCTCATTCTAATTAATTCACCAGATACTTTTTAATGGatacaaaaatgaaagaagtgtgccctggctcaaaaaagtttgaaaaacactggtgtATTTGTTGCCAACTTAGTAATTTTGATTGGAGGCTAATATAGCTACAGTACAGCATGTTTCCTTCATcataaggcttttaattttttgctactccagacatgttttttttttttttttgccttggctTATGCTTTACTCAATTGTGTAAGCATTCCCTTTCCTCTGGCTCATCATTTGAGATTGGAACAGTGTTGCAAAATTGCCACCTGGCAAAAAGTGAATATGTCCCCGACCGCAGTTTAGCGCCAGTTCAAACACATAGGCGAAGGTCTGCCACTACTATCGTTGATGAAAACGCTGAACTCAGAGAGCAGGCATTCGTGCGAAGCCCGGGAGTTTATCCAGAGGCGTGCACTGAGGACCGGCCTTCACAAAAGCTCCATTCAGCGGCTGCTTCGCTGAGTGATAAACTTTTACCCATTTCGACTTCAGGTTGTGGAGCACTGTAATTTTCAAGCTCGAAGCATTTGAGCAACCCAAAGTCTGTCTGTGAAAGATTTATCACTCTCGGAAGCATCCTccgaatcaagttttggaaTCAAGTTACGGCCGGCTGGATACGCCTGCTCTCGGAGTTTGGTGTTCTCATCAGTGTTGGTCGTAGCGAGCCTTCCGCTTTGTGTTTGTCCAGCACACAGCCGTTCTTGAGAAACTTGTCATGGATAGCGTAAATTGCATTGTTTGTGACGGCCGTAAATCTTCGTAAATTGGCGCCGAAATGCTGGCATGGGCAGCGCAACTTCTTGTTAACGCTGGTCCAACGTCAATTGGCGAGCCACCAGCAAAGGAGTGATATGCTTGCAGAAAGAGCAACATCTAAGCTGACAAATGCAGATGGATTTATGTCTGTCCAAAAACAAACTAGAGCAAAGGAAGTGTCCAGTGACTTTTGAAACGgtctgtcatttcatttttgatgtttGATTTTAGGGGCCTGAGCCCCGTGCCAGACGAGGAGGTCCTCAAACTCTACGGGGGAACTTACCACATCCCTCTGCAGCTGGATAGCGGCTTCTATGGAAAAGTGAATATACGTTTTACAATGCATTGGCGCCTTGAGAGAAGAGTGACTTgacttaagtgtttttttttttttgagataaGAGCCGTTGTTCAGATGATTTTTCCTTTGTCTTGTGAGCAAAGAGATACGAGCGCTGTATACTGGCCGTCAACTCAACTCATTTCACAACAAGCAACAGTTTGGCAGATAGTGAAGAATTCTACAAAAACAAGCTTCAACTCTCTTGATACTCCCAGCTAAAGTGTACTCTGAAACAAATGACAGCATTCTGAAATTCAACCAACCCCCTAAATTTGCTTTAGAGAAGTCAGGTTAGCTTAATGCtggcaaacaatgcaaaatatcaCAGGCGGAATAATGATTGGCATTATCATGGTGTGACAGCCCTTTAAGCAATAAATACTTCAACTCaaaacggtggagcaacacttgtagacaaaatacaacaacattCACAGGCGTatacttctttttcttctgcgAAGAACTACTCATGTTACTGCAGCTTGCTGAGGAATTTTGACCAGCTCCACGTATTCCTTAAGGAACAGCACAATGCCcccctccgaaaaaaaaaaacaatgtcagccataatacaatttctttacatttttttaatcatgccaTTACAGTATATTTGATGTAAACTACAATTCTACATAGtgctattttttaattaaaagccacgacattattattattaatttttttaggaGCGGTGGGAGTCAGGCTGGGACAGgtcaatggcatttccattcttgTCAACAGGGGAAAATGATTTGAGATTCTTGTATTTTGAGTTAATctcaaaaaatgcacaaaaacaaatccagtTTTTATCCCAAACTCTGATGTCATAAAGATTACATAAATATATTAACTATCCAGTCTGAGATGAATGCTTACATAAGCAAGCGATCATGGTTGTTTTATAATCTCATTTTGGGTCTTTGTCATCATGAAGCggaaaaaatgttgagatttttcTGCAAAATAATGATTTTTAGATCAGATGATTCTCTCCCCTGCATCCAGTGTGTTTGACGTCACAAAGTTTAGTTTGTCCCAATTGCTCATTAGCAGAAGCTCACACTGATATTTGGAACTGCCAAGATGCTTTCCTGCTTTAAGTTCTCGTCCCTTTCAAAAGCATCTCAGTCAAATGGGTCCCAACCCAGGCTGCCCCGTCTTTGCCGTGCTATGAtgaatgctggaaaaaaaacatcgcaATCAAATCTGGCTGTGAATGATGAGAGCTGTTGTACTTTGCAACAGGGCCCAAAGGTGAAACAGTTCATGGACATCTTCTCCATCCCTGAGATGACCCTCTTGGCTGTGGCAAATGATTTCTTCATCACCAACGACATTGATTACGATCCGGTTCACCTCTCCAAAGACGTCTCCGTGAGTAAACATATTTGGACTGTGAAATGTGTGAAAGTTTTTACGGGCTGTGTGAATTGGAATGGAAACCACCCCACATTGTGTTCactctggcagtcatctgcgcTGGTGCAATTTCTATTCAAAACCTATTGTCATTTGACACTAAATGTAAAACACACCGTACATCTGCTTTTAGCTCGAACAATAATACATGTTTGTTAAAACCCTATTGATCAGAAAGTACTATATAATGGACCCAAGATGCTCATGAGGTGAAAGGCCGTAAAGATTATTTTGTCAGTGCACCGTCACTGGCAGTTTTCAAAGTCTTTTTTCCTGTTGCTACTCAATACTCATTGAGCAGTTTGTTTGTGTATTAACTTGGGATGAGGGCTCATTCGACCCGTATTCATTTCCGTCTTTGCCTCTCAAGACGTAGTGTTAAACAGTATCTCACCAAAGTGAATCAGCCCCTCACATATTTGGAAATATTTCATTCTTTCTCTGGGACAGCACTGAAGGAAGATTCACACTTTGCTACAATGTAAAGTCGTCATCTTACCGGGTCGCTGAACTGCCCTCTCAAAATAACTCCCCACCGCAGTTTTAGTCTGTGGAAACTTCCCATACCGAAGAAAATCCTTTGCCTTCTGCAAACACACCGGGAGAAATGCACTTAAGACGCTATTTAACTTTTTAAAGGTTTTGTCACGTCAAGGGTGCAagacataaatataaataaaagtgtttttggGACATTGAAAAGCAAGAATAGCCTACCCGCCTTCAACCTGTTTTATGAAGTTGaccatgttttggttttttttccctcattcattcatttatccaaACTACAGATTTTGCTTCCAAATATATTGTTGACCACAGTGGTGCTTGGAGAGCTGGATTTCCAGCTTGAAGTGTCAAACGAAATATAAAACAGAGAGAACTACACAATGTGTATGCAAAATTGACTCGCTTTACATAAGTccatttagcttaatgctagcaaATGATGCATAACACCATTGATGGGTTAACGAATAGCATTTGTTGCGGTTCTCACCCCTTAAGCAATTTTGTATTTGAGCACAAACTGGagagacacacagacagacaacacTCCCTGGGATATTTTTCTCTTATcctctgtggaaaaaaaatgactaagaTAAATGCAGCTTACAGAGTCAGCAGTGacacttttctttgtttctgtttttctaaattggatttggatttaatgtattttcacttTGGGAACGAATTAAGATGGTGTCAGCAGACACCACTGTATCTCCTCGGTTGGTGTCGTAGCTTCAGCCGCGTCTCACAGGCATGGTGCGAGTCTGCCGCACCTTCTTTTCGTTGGCCTTTGGCTCCTACTGAGAGGTTTAAAGAAACAATCCTTTGACGCTCCTCAGCTGCAAGCACAGGAATCCGCTGAGTGAAACAACCCGGTTGGGCAAAGAATAATAACTCTTGGCCTTGACTAACGAGACTTTCCACTTGCAGTGCACACAACTAAGGGCGGGTGAACACAGCAAGACAATCAGGCTGTTTTTGTTCCTCTTTGTTGTCCCTGACCAAGGACGAGACCGCCCGATTGTCTTAtaggtttattattattaatatgattAATTTTTCTGCCTGAAGTGTTTTAAGAGTGGATTTGTCTCGATAATAGTGCTTGAAACTGATCGTCTCGACAATATAAAATATGAAACGTGTTCAGGATTTATGACCATAAATCTTAATGTATGGGGAAAGCAGACATGCCCATTTAACTCGGTGCACTGAAGAAGTGCACTGATTGACAAACAAGGAAGCGGCgataaacaaaaccaaatgtatccTACTTgatgttattaatatatatatattgcacaaATGTGTCTTCCCCAGACAGCAGgaattgttttccaaagcaagTGTTTTTATTGAAGACATCTTCACCGCTCCCCACTCGTGTGCTCTTTAGAAGCACtcggcaaacatcagcacatgTTGGCGAATGTCTGTATTCATTTTTGTAAGGTCACGTGTGATCTCGCGAGATCTCTTCATTTCGTGATCGATGGCGGAACAGAATCCTAATATGTGTTTGGTCTTCTGTGTTGGGATGATGGGAACACAATACGAGCAAAGCTGTTGAATTCTGATTTGTTCTCTGTATGTGCTGGGTCTGTCACAGATGAAAACGATTATGCGTCTGAGTGTGTAAGCACAAAGTATCAATTTGTCTAAAGacctttttcccccttttgtcattttcaggaaGCAATCGGCATGGTGCACCTCAAAGGCTTCATGTACAAATGGATCATGCAAGACCTTGGTAAGATTTTTCAAGTCGGGACAACGCGGCATTTACCTGTGAGTTGTCCTCTTTGTGTCTAGACAAGTTCATTCTGAGAGGAGATGAGACTGATGCTGTTTTGCACCGACTCGTCAGTCATGGAAAGAAACTTTTCCTCATCACCAACAGTCCCTTCAGCTTTGTGTAAGTGTGGCCCAGGATTTGGGCTTGCAAGCGTGTTAAATCTTTACAAAGtagtttcaaaatattttcttgctatatactgtagatttttttttttaccttttatgTGAAGTACCTTCCCAAGTGATTCTTTCGCTTTCTTGTGTAGGGATAAAGGCATGACGCACATGGTGGGCAAAGAGTGGAGAGACTTCTTTGATGTCATCATCGTGCaggcagacaaacctcacttcTTCACTGACTGTGTCAAGTATGTAATGTACCGACATGTCCTGTAGTGCAACCACTAAGACGCACAGACAGATCgaacaaaaaatattaattgatgttttattttgaaatcagcTGCATCTGCCTGTGCCTCTGTCCATGTCAAACCACTTatttcggttaaaaaaaaagtgatgtttgTAATCGGGCAATAATGAGATAGAATGCACACCTACAATTTACAATCCAAAGAAAGTTGCATTTTAAAAACGGCGGGCCTCATTCACAAacagtgcatatgcacaaattgGCGCTTACACTGTGAACATAAACATTTGATtcatcagtttttttccccgcctATATCAAGCCattatgaaacacacacacacacatatgcattgCAAGTAAGAATTCCAAATAACTAATGGTCTGTAAATTATTAATTAACGTCATCACTTCCGCCCTGGTTGCATTTACATATGTCAGAGATGGCCGAGTTTCTGATTATAGCCACCAATCCCTCCTTTTGTGGAGTGACATCAGTTGGTCCTGGTGTTTGACCTCCtccagtttcatttttttcccctctgcttCAATATCCTTTTCTTTGCCTCCACCTGAATTTCAAACCATTTTTATTCACCTGAGCCACGGTGCGGACCTCAGGAGACAGCATTGATAGCCTCTCTGATAAGGGCTCAAGTATCGTTTTTTGGGTCATCAACATGTTAGTGGAAGCTGCtttaaaagtgttgtttttcttgtcccCAACTCGGACACAAAAAACGAAATTGCCACCATCGTACTGTATATTTGAATGTAATTCTTGGCGACATTTTTTGCAACTTCAATTCTTTTTGACAATCTCGTTTTGATGCATCAAACGGATGTCCTTTTATCAGAAAACTGGGGTGTGGTGTATGCAGATTGTGAGCATGAGCTAATTCTAACCATTTCATTCAGCGTAGTGGTGAGCTGTGTttttataactttttttgtatattttctaCAAGGGGTAGTCAATATATTTCTTCAGGTCCGTGGCACAAAAATGGCTGGTTGGGGCCTGCTGCTGTATGTATTAGTGTGCATAAAAGCAGCATCTCGCGAATCAGGCTAGCCTTGATTTAATGTGGGATTGCAAGGGGTAGTGTGGCTTCCTCTAGTGGTGCAAAAAAATCACAGCCTAAgttcagttcagttgtattaaATCTttacaaagtattttaaaaatattttcttgatatacagtatataattttttttatgttaagtaTAATTTCAATTGAATCATTATTTCAGGGCATGTTGTATTTTCATGTATTGAAGGgcagtgttaatgttcaaaGTGTGCATTGCAGACCCTTCCGTCGTCTGGATGGCAATGGGGACCTTCGCTGGGAAAAGATCAGCAGTTTAGACAAAGGCCACATCTACAAACAGGTCAGTGCTTTGACACTGCGGGTAAATAAACAATGCGAGGCGACTTTCATCAGGTAAGGTGGAGAGCGCAAATGTGGCATTTCCTCATCAATCACAGACCCACTGACATTGCATGTTTGTTTCGTGTCGCAGGGAAACCTGTTTGACTTTCTCAGGTTAACGGGCTGGCGAGGATCGAAGGTTCTTTACTTTGGAGACCATCTTTATAGCGACTTGGCTGTGAGTGTCAAAGCCTGATGGGCATCTTGAACTGACCTCATGTCCTCTGTTAGCTTCTTATTTGCTAACATCAAGAAGTACATTCTCGTTCAGTACTATTTTTGCCGAGGTAGATCTTTCATATTTCGAAAATCACCgccaaacaaaattgtcacaaaCGTAACACATAAAGTAGGTTGGAATAATGACTTTTTAAAGATGTCCTGAGATTTTTGGCTTACTCGAAatatatcattgaaaaaaaagcaaagatccaccactagagggcagtgcTCGCACAATGTGGTGGGAGTTTTGGATGCCATGTTGTTTCCCtttcaagttttgttttgtgcaaacTCGGAGTGACGTACAGTAGATACCCATTCAACGGtgagaaacatttttcttttctgcggCAGGACCTGACGCTGCGACACGGCTGGCGTACGGGCGCCATTGTACCCGAACTGGAGCATGAAACCAAAGTCGTGAGCACTGAGCGCTACTCTGTCAGCCTCACTTGGCTGCAGGCCCTCACTGGCCTGATGGAACGATTACAGGTGAAACGTTCACGTCAAACCAAAAGCAGAGTGCTAGTAAAGTTGTGCTTGGCTATGTTTTTGACTCGTACTCGATTCCCCAGACGCACCGTGACCCGGACTCCAAACAGGTGCTAGACGAGTGGCAGAAGGAGCGAGACGAACTTAGGTGTGTGACTCATACGCTATTCAAGCTCACTCGGGGGTTGTCTCATTCACTTCTGTCTGAAATTTAcgctttgactttgacactctTTGGTCAAAATAGaccaataaaataatataatgcgAATCAGGAATTCCACCCAGTGCACTTAATATTCGCTTGATGTTCACTTGGTTAAAATTAAGCAATTTCAAAGtggccaaactgctgcttgctgGAAGTTTGGTGCTGTCATCTTGCTCACTATACGCTGTATATGTCTACGTTGTCTGTAAATGATCAAAATGGCACCAAAACAAAGTTGGCAAAAATGTTGCTCAATCATTTGACTTGACTAACTTTGTTTCCCAGGGTGATGACAAAGAACTTATTCAACCCTCAGTTCGGCAGCATCTTTCGAACGTGCCACAACCCCACGTACTTCTCCCGACGCCTGTCTCGCTTCTCCGACCTCTACATGGCCTCCCTCAGCTGTCTCCTGAACTACGACCCTTCTCACACCTTCTACCCACGCCGCACCCCTCTGCAACACGAGTCGCCGCTGTGGATGGACCAGCTCTGCACCGGATGCATGAAAACGCCGTTTCTGGAGGAAATGGCTCAAATTCGATGAGCGCATGGATTTTTCAGACACTCGATTGCCTTTTACAACAAATATGTTTGGGTGCGGCAAAGCGCCACAAAATTGTACATTGTGACCAGTTTCGCCAAAGAAGTAGATGGGAAAACAGCCTGAAGAAAGTAAAGCTGATTGGGCTGCTTCaactcatcaaaaaaaaaacaaaaaaactacatacgCACAAGTAGCTTTTCCTATTTACAGTAGTTGTGGCAATAAactagtgtgtgcataaatagTGGACTGCGGTTCACTCTTTCATCTCAAGTAGGCGTTTACATCTTTCATTGCTTTTATA
Protein-coding sequences here:
- the nt5dc2 gene encoding 5'-nucleotidase domain-containing protein 2; this translates as MSLKFAATSLTRSLGSGRSRKQSAKINRACCVTLLGHDGTKERSSCSSGGSRGPSGDVQPCSETLHAAAGQRAEEPAGAPGVTGARRRASTSSATADPVDHKTYMWARYADLRRLVHDLIPPGACKSLNSSAIYANNEVSLAEVDIYGFDYDYTLALYSNALNTMIYNTARDFLIEHFKYPEGILNYDYIPNFAARGLHYDIQKGLLMKIDAFHYIQPGTVYRGLSPVPDEEVLKLYGGTYHIPLQLDSGFYGKGPKVKQFMDIFSIPEMTLLAVANDFFITNDIDYDPVHLSKDVSEAIGMVHLKGFMYKWIMQDLDKFILRGDETDAVLHRLVSHGKKLFLITNSPFSFVDKGMTHMVGKEWRDFFDVIIVQADKPHFFTDCVKPFRRLDGNGDLRWEKISSLDKGHIYKQGNLFDFLRLTGWRGSKVLYFGDHLYSDLADLTLRHGWRTGAIVPELEHETKVVSTERYSVSLTWLQALTGLMERLQTHRDPDSKQVLDEWQKERDELRVMTKNLFNPQFGSIFRTCHNPTYFSRRLSRFSDLYMASLSCLLNYDPSHTFYPRRTPLQHESPLWMDQLCTGCMKTPFLEEMAQIR